One Actinosynnema pretiosum DNA segment encodes these proteins:
- a CDS encoding FecCD family ABC transporter permease has protein sequence MSRATRAAAGARVALLAAAVVLLVVAAVVSLGVGARSIAPGDVVRVLLSPDGSPDAMIVWDVRAPRAVLAVAAGAALAVAGALVQALSRNPLAEPGVLGVTAGAGFAITVGSALGLAGAAGELALSVLGAVLAALLVYAVGRTSPLRLVLTGVALTSVLSGVGLGLRLLVPEVFDQYRFWAVGSLAGREQAPTTVPLLAIVVALVGALVLSRQLNAVALGEGVARALGANVARVRVGALVLVTVLAGAATAVAGPILFVGLIVPHLARRAAGASAPWLVGYALVLGPVLLLVADTASRVLLPTGEVPVAIVTAFLGGPVLAWAVRKYGAAEL, from the coding sequence GTGAGCCGTGCGACGCGGGCGGCGGCCGGGGCGCGGGTCGCGCTCCTGGCCGCCGCCGTCGTGCTGCTGGTGGTGGCCGCCGTGGTGAGCCTGGGGGTGGGGGCGCGCTCGATCGCCCCCGGTGACGTGGTGCGGGTGCTGCTGTCCCCGGACGGCTCGCCCGACGCGATGATCGTGTGGGACGTGCGCGCGCCGCGCGCGGTGCTGGCGGTGGCCGCCGGTGCGGCGCTGGCGGTGGCGGGCGCGCTGGTGCAGGCGCTGTCGCGCAACCCGCTGGCGGAGCCCGGTGTGCTGGGCGTGACGGCGGGGGCCGGGTTCGCGATCACCGTCGGTTCGGCGCTGGGGCTCGCGGGCGCGGCCGGTGAGCTGGCGCTGTCGGTGCTGGGGGCCGTGCTGGCCGCGCTGCTGGTGTACGCGGTCGGCCGGACCTCGCCGCTGCGGCTGGTGCTGACCGGGGTGGCGCTGACCTCCGTGCTGTCCGGCGTGGGCCTGGGGCTTCGGCTGCTGGTGCCGGAGGTGTTCGACCAGTACCGGTTCTGGGCGGTGGGGTCGCTGGCCGGGCGCGAGCAGGCGCCGACGACGGTGCCGCTGCTGGCGATCGTGGTGGCCCTGGTGGGCGCGCTGGTGCTGAGCAGGCAGCTCAACGCGGTGGCGCTGGGCGAGGGCGTGGCGCGGGCGCTGGGGGCGAACGTGGCGCGGGTTCGGGTGGGGGCGCTGGTGCTGGTGACCGTGCTGGCGGGGGCGGCGACGGCGGTGGCCGGGCCGATCCTGTTCGTGGGGTTGATCGTGCCGCACCTGGCGCGGCGCGCGGCGGGGGCCTCGGCGCCGTGGCTGGTGGGGTACGCGCTGGTGCTCGGTCCGGTGCTGCTGCTGGTGGCGGACACCGCTTCCCGCGTGCTGCTGCCGACCGGCGAGGTGCCGGTGGCGATCGTGACCGCGTTCCTCGGCGGGCCGGTGCTGGCCTGGGCGGTCCGCAAGTACGGGGCGGCGGAGCTGTGA
- a CDS encoding ABC transporter substrate-binding protein, with product MSTTARSPRVAGALLLSLALAVGCSSGTSGEGAGGDAQSTADANQTRVVTADNGEITVPASPQRVIATGYAVPALLEADAPLVGISAWSRGVPMMDADDRKKYEELPKVAGEAASETNYEAIAEAEPDLIVIGVPKPVLADIDLKRLESIAPVVAIGPSVPSMWRDLSRKQADAAGAVEKFDAVKAEYEKQAADLAAKYKDVLPSLKLAHVGAYGEVAKGNFQREFDGSWGTNIAQDLGASYYGEVKVKGGGSRDVSEYPSIEELPAAFAEAEAITYSVKADGSVPAPVQYVMDSPLWKELPAVKAGKTFPLRYTEAATYEAAKLTLKAADEAFAPLLAK from the coding sequence ATGTCCACCACTGCCAGGTCCCCCCGCGTCGCGGGCGCGCTGCTGCTCTCGCTGGCCCTCGCGGTCGGCTGCTCGTCCGGCACGTCCGGCGAGGGCGCGGGCGGCGACGCGCAGTCCACCGCCGACGCGAACCAGACGCGCGTGGTGACCGCCGACAACGGCGAGATCACCGTCCCGGCCTCCCCCCAGCGCGTCATCGCGACCGGGTACGCGGTCCCCGCGCTGCTGGAGGCCGACGCGCCGCTGGTGGGGATCTCCGCCTGGTCGCGCGGCGTCCCGATGATGGACGCCGACGACCGGAAGAAGTACGAGGAGCTGCCGAAGGTCGCGGGCGAGGCCGCCTCGGAGACCAACTACGAGGCGATCGCCGAGGCCGAGCCGGACCTGATCGTGATCGGCGTGCCCAAGCCGGTGCTGGCCGACATCGACCTCAAGCGGCTGGAGTCGATCGCGCCGGTGGTCGCGATCGGGCCGTCGGTGCCGTCGATGTGGCGGGACCTCTCGCGCAAGCAGGCCGACGCGGCGGGCGCGGTCGAGAAGTTCGACGCGGTCAAGGCGGAGTACGAGAAGCAGGCCGCCGACCTGGCCGCGAAGTACAAGGACGTGCTGCCGAGCCTGAAGCTGGCGCACGTGGGCGCGTACGGCGAGGTCGCCAAGGGCAACTTCCAGCGCGAGTTCGACGGCTCCTGGGGCACCAACATCGCCCAGGACCTCGGCGCGAGCTACTACGGCGAGGTCAAGGTCAAGGGCGGCGGCTCGCGCGACGTCAGCGAGTACCCGTCGATCGAGGAGCTGCCCGCCGCGTTCGCCGAGGCCGAGGCGATCACCTACTCGGTGAAGGCCGACGGCTCGGTGCCTGCCCCGGTGCAGTACGTCATGGACTCGCCGCTGTGGAAGGAGCTTCCCGCCGTGAAGGCGGGCAAGACCTTCCCGCTGCGCTACACCGAGGCCGCGACCTACGAGGCCGCGAAGCTGACGCTCAAGGCCGCGGACGAGGCGTTCGCGCCGCTGCTGGCCAAGTGA
- a CDS encoding siderophore-interacting protein — protein MSGAAGRPRRVDHRGRHHERIAEVRAGQAGGAEKVGYPIRVRAAEVVRTAPLGSGLIRVTLGGPGTEGFEAHSPDEHVKLIFPDERGELRLPEPNGDVLRWPRPAPVSREYTVRRYDPVSGELDVDVALHAGGLGSDWAQAAKPGDVVHVAGPPGGLIVPHDYDRYLLAGDITALPAIARWLEELPRTAAGWAFIEVADAGEEIELSAPEDVRVHWLHRGDVPPGSSDVLERAVRTVARPEGARLYAWIAGEAGVIKPLRRWVREELGLSKEDHDITGYWKRGVADFDEDDEHPEHGHQGHEHDH, from the coding sequence GTGAGCGGGGCGGCTGGCCGTCCGCGCCGGGTCGACCACCGGGGCAGGCACCACGAGCGGATCGCCGAGGTGCGCGCCGGGCAGGCCGGTGGGGCGGAGAAGGTCGGCTACCCGATCCGGGTGCGCGCGGCCGAGGTGGTGCGCACCGCGCCGCTGGGGTCCGGGCTGATCCGGGTCACGCTCGGCGGGCCGGGCACCGAGGGCTTCGAGGCGCACTCGCCCGACGAGCACGTGAAGCTGATCTTCCCGGACGAGCGCGGGGAGCTGCGGCTGCCCGAGCCGAACGGGGACGTGCTGCGCTGGCCCAGGCCCGCGCCGGTCTCGCGCGAGTACACGGTGCGGCGCTACGACCCGGTCAGCGGCGAGCTGGACGTCGACGTGGCGCTGCACGCGGGCGGCCTGGGCTCGGACTGGGCGCAGGCGGCGAAGCCGGGTGACGTGGTGCACGTGGCCGGTCCGCCCGGCGGGCTGATCGTGCCGCACGACTACGACCGGTACCTGCTGGCCGGGGACATCACCGCGCTGCCCGCGATCGCCCGGTGGCTGGAGGAGCTGCCGCGCACGGCGGCGGGCTGGGCGTTCATCGAGGTCGCGGACGCGGGTGAGGAGATCGAGCTGTCCGCGCCGGAGGACGTGCGGGTGCACTGGCTGCACCGGGGCGACGTCCCGCCGGGGAGCAGCGACGTGCTGGAGCGCGCGGTGCGCACCGTCGCCAGGCCCGAGGGCGCGCGGTTGTACGCGTGGATCGCGGGCGAGGCCGGGGTGATCAAGCCGTTGCGCCGCTGGGTGCGCGAGGAACTGGGGTTGTCCAAGGAGGACCACGACATCACCGGCTACTGGAAGCGCGGCGTCGCGGACTTCGACGAGGACGACGAGCACCCGGAGCACGGGCACCAGGGGCACGAGCACGACCACTGA
- a CDS encoding phosphopantetheine-binding protein, whose product MSEQSLTAERVRADVAEVLGVAPEELAGDADLLDLGLDSVRVMGLVERWRAAGAEVEFPDLAEQPELAHWTALVVGS is encoded by the coding sequence ATGAGCGAGCAGTCGTTGACCGCCGAGCGGGTGCGCGCGGACGTGGCCGAGGTGCTGGGCGTGGCGCCCGAGGAGCTGGCCGGGGACGCCGACCTGCTGGACCTGGGCCTGGACTCGGTGCGGGTCATGGGGTTGGTGGAGCGCTGGCGCGCCGCAGGCGCCGAGGTGGAGTTCCCGGACCTGGCCGAGCAGCCGGAGCTGGCGCACTGGACGGCGCTGGTGGTGGGCTCGTGA
- a CDS encoding isochorismatase family protein has translation MSLPRIEPYALPTAAELPEGRVAWTPDPARAALLVHDAQRYFLAPYAGAPVPEMVANIAALVAAAREVGAPVFYTAQPGRQADQDRGLLTEFWGAGIGAVIDADPSAADVVPELAPREGDEVLVKWRYSAFQRSAFADRLAELGRDQLLITGVYAHIGCQATAVEAFMRDVRPFLVCDAVADFSRERHDQACEYVAQRCGVVTTTADALTALSAPIPAGAQG, from the coding sequence TTGTCGTTGCCGAGGATCGAGCCGTACGCGCTGCCGACGGCGGCCGAGCTGCCCGAGGGCCGGGTCGCCTGGACGCCGGACCCGGCGCGCGCCGCGCTGCTGGTGCACGACGCGCAGCGCTACTTCCTGGCGCCGTACGCGGGCGCCCCGGTTCCGGAGATGGTCGCGAACATCGCGGCGCTGGTCGCGGCGGCCCGCGAGGTGGGCGCGCCGGTGTTCTACACCGCGCAGCCCGGCCGCCAGGCGGATCAGGACCGCGGGCTGCTGACCGAGTTCTGGGGCGCGGGCATCGGCGCGGTGATCGACGCCGACCCGTCGGCCGCCGACGTGGTGCCGGAGCTGGCGCCCCGCGAGGGCGACGAGGTGCTGGTGAAGTGGCGCTACAGCGCGTTCCAGCGCAGCGCCTTCGCCGACCGGCTGGCGGAGCTGGGCCGTGACCAGCTGCTGATCACCGGCGTGTACGCGCACATCGGCTGCCAGGCCACCGCGGTGGAGGCGTTCATGCGCGACGTGCGGCCGTTCCTGGTGTGCGACGCGGTCGCGGACTTCTCCCGCGAGCGGCACGACCAGGCCTGCGAGTACGTCGCGCAGCGGTGCGGCGTCGTGACCACCACGGCCGACGCGCTGACCGCGCTGTCGGCCCCGATTCCCGCTGGAGCGCAGGGATGA
- a CDS encoding (2,3-dihydroxybenzoyl)adenylate synthase, producing the protein MSTGSSTADPTGHGHQRDHTPWPPEFVERYRAAGHWAGRTLGALLGDTAREHPTRTAVVGERDGVTSRWSYAELDERAHRVAAGLVARGIGAGDRVVLQLPNVPEFLPVVFGLWRAGAWPVFALPAHRRSELTHFARQSEAVAIITTGVHERHDHAATARDVAAEAPSVRDVLVVGTPEFTDLASTPPRELPEPDPSGVAFLQLSGGSTGLPKLIPRTHDDYLCSVRESARICELTEESVYLVALPVAHNYPMSSPGVLGAVHAGATIVLAPRPDADTAFRLIEAEGVTITGVVPPLAAAWTQAAARTDRDLSTLDVLLVGGAKCGRELAARIGPALGCRLQQVFGMAEGLVCYTRLDEPEELALTTQGRPISEDDEVRVVDPDDPAAPSHAEVPLGEVGALLTRGPYTIRGYYRADAHNATAFTEDGFYRTGDLVRRLPSGHLEVVGRAKEQINRGGEKVAAEEVEDHLMAHPLVLDAAVVAVPDAYLGERTCAYVVPVPGGAEPTGPQLRRFVRERGVAAFKVPDLVRVVPEFPVTGVGKTSKRELRAALAAAEEG; encoded by the coding sequence GTGAGCACCGGATCGAGCACCGCGGACCCCACCGGGCACGGCCACCAGCGCGACCACACCCCGTGGCCGCCGGAGTTCGTCGAGCGGTACCGGGCCGCCGGGCACTGGGCCGGGCGGACGCTCGGGGCGCTGCTCGGCGACACCGCGCGCGAGCACCCCACCCGCACCGCCGTCGTCGGCGAGCGGGACGGCGTCACCTCGCGGTGGTCGTACGCGGAGCTGGACGAGCGGGCGCACCGGGTCGCCGCCGGACTCGTCGCGCGCGGCATCGGCGCCGGGGACCGGGTGGTGCTGCAACTGCCGAACGTCCCGGAGTTCCTGCCGGTGGTGTTCGGGCTGTGGCGGGCGGGCGCGTGGCCGGTGTTCGCGCTCCCGGCGCACCGGCGGAGCGAGCTGACGCACTTCGCGCGCCAGTCCGAGGCCGTCGCGATCATCACCACGGGCGTGCACGAGCGGCACGACCACGCGGCCACCGCGCGGGACGTGGCGGCCGAGGCGCCCTCGGTGCGGGACGTGCTCGTGGTGGGCACGCCCGAGTTCACCGACCTGGCGTCGACGCCGCCGCGCGAGCTGCCCGAGCCCGATCCGTCGGGCGTGGCGTTCCTCCAGCTCTCCGGGGGCAGCACGGGACTGCCGAAGCTGATCCCGCGCACCCACGACGACTACCTGTGCAGCGTCCGGGAGAGCGCCCGGATCTGCGAGCTGACCGAGGAGAGCGTGTACCTGGTCGCACTCCCGGTGGCGCACAACTACCCGATGAGCAGCCCCGGCGTCCTCGGCGCGGTCCACGCGGGCGCGACGATCGTGCTGGCCCCGCGCCCGGACGCGGACACCGCGTTCCGGCTGATCGAGGCCGAGGGCGTCACGATCACCGGCGTGGTGCCGCCGCTGGCCGCCGCGTGGACCCAGGCCGCCGCCCGCACCGACCGCGATCTGTCCACGTTGGACGTTCTGCTGGTCGGCGGCGCGAAGTGCGGCCGGGAGCTGGCCGCGCGGATCGGGCCCGCGCTGGGCTGCCGGTTGCAGCAGGTGTTCGGCATGGCCGAGGGCCTGGTCTGCTACACCCGGCTGGACGAGCCGGAGGAGCTGGCGCTCACCACGCAGGGCCGCCCGATCTCCGAGGACGACGAGGTGCGCGTGGTCGACCCGGACGACCCGGCCGCGCCCTCGCACGCCGAGGTGCCGCTTGGCGAGGTGGGCGCGCTGCTCACCAGGGGGCCTTACACGATCCGGGGCTACTACCGGGCCGACGCGCACAACGCGACCGCGTTCACCGAGGACGGCTTCTACCGGACCGGGGACCTGGTGCGGCGCCTGCCGTCCGGGCACCTGGAGGTGGTGGGCCGGGCCAAGGAGCAGATCAACCGGGGCGGGGAGAAGGTCGCCGCCGAGGAGGTCGAGGACCACCTGATGGCGCACCCGCTGGTGCTGGACGCGGCGGTGGTCGCGGTGCCGGACGCCTACCTGGGCGAGCGGACCTGCGCCTACGTGGTGCCGGTGCCGGGCGGCGCGGAGCCGACCGGGCCGCAGCTGCGCCGGTTCGTGCGCGAGCGGGGCGTGGCCGCGTTCAAGGTGCCGGACCTGGTGCGGGTGGTTCCGGAGTTCCCCGTGACCGGGGTGGGCAAGACGAGCAAGCGGGAACTGCGCGCGGCGCTGGCCGCCGCCGAGGAGGGGTGA
- a CDS encoding isochorismate synthase, which yields MGAAVNAVHANATGAASGAAHADAMGAVGGGARGAAGSEAGSGAPGAANSGSPDAINNGLPGAANNGTTGAPGSDTPVNSTPRASHSALPSAPGWRVSPSPSPAAYADAVARALEMIGAGELAKVVVARALDVTAPHRLEVPELLARLVAADPAAHAFAIDVSAPGDPATRTLVGASPELLVSRRGDRVVANPLAGSLPRTGDPVEDARRGAALLASAKDLAEHEHVSAQVAGVLGRFCAELDVPAPVVIATPTMLHLSTTITGRLTDPDDPASSALGLAEALHPTPAVCGVPTERAARAITALEPRERGYYAGLVGWTDLAGDGEWVVTIRCAEVCGDTARLFAGAGVVAGSSPSAEVVETGAKFGTMLRALGLGDVA from the coding sequence ATGGGCGCGGCGGTCAACGCGGTCCACGCCAACGCCACGGGCGCAGCGAGCGGCGCGGCACATGCCGACGCCATGGGCGCGGTGGGCGGCGGGGCCCGTGGTGCGGCGGGCAGCGAGGCCGGCAGCGGCGCCCCCGGCGCAGCCAACAGTGGCTCTCCCGATGCGATCAACAACGGTCTCCCCGGCGCGGCCAACAACGGCACCACCGGCGCCCCCGGCAGCGACACCCCCGTCAACAGCACCCCCCGTGCCTCCCACAGCGCGCTCCCCTCCGCGCCCGGCTGGCGCGTCTCGCCGTCCCCCTCCCCCGCCGCCTACGCCGACGCCGTCGCGCGGGCGTTGGAGATGATCGGCGCCGGTGAGCTCGCCAAGGTGGTGGTGGCCCGCGCGCTCGACGTCACGGCCCCGCACCGGCTGGAGGTTCCCGAGCTGCTGGCCCGGCTCGTCGCCGCCGACCCGGCCGCGCACGCGTTCGCCATCGACGTCTCCGCGCCCGGCGACCCCGCGACCCGCACGCTGGTCGGCGCGAGTCCCGAGCTGCTGGTGTCGCGCCGGGGCGACCGGGTGGTCGCCAACCCGCTCGCGGGGTCGTTGCCGCGCACCGGGGACCCGGTCGAGGACGCTCGGCGGGGCGCCGCGCTGCTCGCCTCGGCCAAGGACCTCGCGGAGCACGAGCACGTGTCGGCCCAGGTCGCCGGGGTGCTGGGGCGGTTCTGCGCGGAGCTGGACGTGCCCGCACCGGTGGTGATCGCCACCCCGACCATGCTGCACCTGTCGACCACGATCACCGGCCGCCTGACCGACCCGGACGACCCCGCCTCGTCCGCGCTCGGCCTCGCCGAGGCGCTGCACCCGACTCCCGCCGTGTGCGGGGTGCCGACCGAGCGGGCCGCCCGCGCCATCACCGCGCTGGAACCACGGGAGCGCGGCTACTACGCGGGCCTGGTCGGCTGGACCGACCTGGCCGGTGACGGCGAGTGGGTGGTGACGATCCGCTGCGCCGAGGTGTGCGGCGACACCGCGCGGCTGTTCGCGGGCGCGGGGGTGGTCGCCGGGTCCTCGCCCTCGGCCGAGGTCGTGGAGACGGGCGCGAAGTTCGGGACGATGCTGCGGGCGCTCGGGCTGGGGGACGTGGCGTGA
- the dhbA gene encoding 2,3-dihydro-2,3-dihydroxybenzoate dehydrogenase, translated as MGGNGVSTADFAGKTALVTGGASGIGAAVASALAAAGARVASVDLHDAPSHGNITGYLADVTDPGSVERVIADAERELGPIDVGVSAAGVLRGGELCGVSQEDWAATFAVNATGAFTVLSSLARRMVARRSGALVLVGSNAAGVPRSGMGAYAASKAAATMMARCLGLEVAEHGVRCNVVSPGSTDTPMQRALWTDGNGPERVIAGDLARYRVGIPLKRIADPGDIAEAVLFLASDRARHITMQDLYVDGGATLRA; from the coding sequence GTGGGTGGCAACGGGGTATCCACAGCTGATTTCGCCGGGAAGACCGCACTGGTCACCGGGGGTGCGAGCGGGATCGGGGCGGCGGTCGCCTCGGCGCTCGCGGCGGCCGGGGCGCGGGTCGCCTCGGTTGACCTGCACGACGCACCGTCCCACGGGAACATCACCGGGTACCTCGCCGATGTCACCGATCCGGGTTCCGTCGAGCGGGTGATCGCGGACGCGGAGCGCGAGCTCGGGCCCATCGACGTCGGGGTGTCGGCGGCGGGGGTGCTGCGCGGCGGGGAGCTGTGCGGCGTCTCGCAGGAGGACTGGGCCGCCACGTTCGCGGTCAACGCCACCGGCGCGTTCACGGTGCTGAGCTCGCTCGCCCGGCGCATGGTCGCCCGGCGGTCGGGGGCGCTGGTGCTGGTGGGGTCGAACGCGGCGGGTGTGCCGCGCAGCGGGATGGGGGCCTACGCGGCGTCCAAGGCCGCCGCCACGATGATGGCGCGCTGCCTGGGGTTGGAGGTCGCCGAGCACGGGGTCCGGTGCAACGTCGTCTCGCCCGGCTCGACGGACACGCCGATGCAGCGGGCGCTGTGGACGGACGGGAACGGGCCCGAGCGGGTGATCGCGGGGGACCTCGCCCGGTACCGGGTGGGGATTCCGCTGAAGCGGATCGCGGACCCCGGCGACATCGCCGAGGCGGTGCTGTTCCTGGCGTCGGACCGGGCCCGGCACATCACCATGCAGGACCTGTACGTGGACGGCGGGGCGACGCTCCGGGCGTGA
- a CDS encoding alpha/beta hydrolase, which produces MRRISRALGAVVVCGALVTGVVTGVAGAQVEQRGDAGYRADIAWGPCGEMPSVECGTVRMPVDWGKPRGEKFDLVLARRKATDPAARKGVLFVNPGGPGGSGVDFVMAADAYFSAELLAKFDVIGVDPRGVARSNPVVCSAEKVAQQPSNYPADQAEFEALRRYNRELAADCRERTGPLFDHVDTLSGVEDMDAVRRSLGERELSYYGISYGTLLGQQYAQRHGDRVRAMVIDSNMDHDQGTWEFGTREAVGAEDSFVEFVAWCGRDESCALHGRDVPALWKQLLDRAERGELTHPNAPGLVLDRAFLRSLVLGALYGPSWSAIADFLVALEAQGGSAVAGAGAPEPELVENPFEVFCQDWNLPLRDHREFARLRARSLELAPNMEGSTLGEGAIAACQGRADAVDNPQRPWRVAPGTPKVLMLNALHDPSTPYSWAVGAHRQGRGAAVLLTYEGWGHGVYGRGACADGHTDRYLVDLEVPREGTRCAGVEPPAAAGSRASVPGGVGVERPTWG; this is translated from the coding sequence GTGCGACGGATTTCTCGGGCGCTCGGCGCGGTGGTGGTCTGCGGGGCGCTGGTGACGGGTGTGGTCACCGGGGTGGCGGGCGCCCAGGTCGAGCAGCGGGGGGACGCGGGGTACCGGGCGGACATCGCCTGGGGGCCGTGCGGGGAGATGCCCTCGGTGGAGTGCGGGACCGTGCGGATGCCGGTGGACTGGGGGAAGCCCAGGGGGGAGAAGTTCGACCTGGTGCTGGCCAGGCGCAAGGCCACCGACCCGGCCGCGCGCAAGGGGGTGCTGTTCGTCAACCCCGGCGGGCCGGGCGGTTCCGGCGTGGACTTCGTGATGGCGGCCGACGCGTACTTCAGCGCCGAGCTGCTGGCGAAGTTCGACGTGATCGGCGTCGACCCGCGCGGGGTGGCGCGCAGCAACCCGGTGGTGTGCTCGGCGGAGAAGGTGGCGCAGCAGCCGTCGAACTACCCGGCGGACCAGGCCGAGTTCGAGGCGCTGCGGCGGTACAACCGGGAACTGGCCGCCGACTGCCGCGAGCGCACCGGGCCGCTGTTCGACCACGTGGACACGCTCAGCGGCGTCGAGGACATGGACGCGGTGCGGCGCTCGCTCGGCGAGCGGGAGCTTTCCTACTACGGGATCTCGTACGGCACGCTCCTCGGCCAGCAGTACGCGCAGCGGCACGGCGACCGGGTGCGGGCGATGGTGATCGACAGCAACATGGACCACGACCAGGGGACCTGGGAGTTCGGCACGAGGGAGGCGGTGGGCGCCGAGGACTCGTTCGTGGAGTTCGTGGCGTGGTGCGGGCGCGACGAGTCGTGCGCGCTGCACGGTCGGGACGTCCCCGCGCTGTGGAAGCAGCTGCTGGACCGGGCCGAGCGGGGCGAGCTGACCCACCCGAACGCTCCGGGCCTGGTGCTCGACCGGGCCTTCCTGCGGTCGCTGGTGCTGGGCGCGCTGTACGGGCCGTCGTGGTCGGCGATCGCGGACTTCCTGGTGGCGCTGGAGGCGCAGGGCGGCTCGGCGGTCGCGGGCGCGGGCGCTCCGGAGCCGGAGCTGGTGGAGAACCCGTTCGAGGTGTTCTGCCAGGACTGGAACCTGCCGCTGCGCGACCACCGCGAGTTCGCCCGGCTGCGGGCGCGGTCGCTGGAACTGGCCCCGAACATGGAGGGCTCGACGCTGGGCGAGGGCGCGATCGCGGCCTGCCAGGGGCGCGCGGACGCGGTGGACAACCCGCAGCGGCCGTGGCGGGTCGCGCCGGGGACGCCGAAGGTGCTGATGCTCAACGCGCTGCACGACCCGTCGACGCCGTACTCGTGGGCGGTCGGCGCGCACCGGCAGGGGCGGGGCGCTGCGGTGCTGCTGACGTACGAGGGCTGGGGGCACGGGGTCTACGGGCGCGGTGCGTGCGCGGACGGGCACACGGACCGGTACCTGGTGGACCTGGAGGTGCCGCGCGAGGGGACTCGGTGCGCCGGGGTTGAGCCGCCCGCCGCGGCGGGCTCGCGGGCGTCGGTTCCGGGTGGTGTCGGGGTGGAGCGGCCCACCTGGGGCTGA
- a CDS encoding alpha/beta hydrolase, which translates to MTASCALVAGVVTGVAGAQPQERGDAGYRAEIAWAPCPELPAAECGTVRMPVDWAEPGGEGFDLVLARRKATDPARRKGVLLVNPGGPGGSGVDFALDAERHFSAEVLASFDVVGVDPRGVERSTPVVCSRDVLARRPSNAPASGAEFEALRRYNRELAADCRERTGPLFDHVDTLSGVEDMDAVRRSLGEREVSYYGLSYGTLLGQQYAQRHGDRVRAMVLDSTMDHDLGTWAFSGSEAVAAEDSFLEFAAWCGRTPSCALHGRDVPALWRALLARAGRGELVLPHDPAARLDAAGLRSLALNALYGPSWVELAGFLAVLDAQGGAPEVASEVASEVVESPFEAVFCQDWSVPVRDHRELARLRARAAELAPNMLGSTLVEDAVAGCVGREDAVVNPQRPWRVAPGTPKVLMLNALHDPSTPYSWAVGAHRQARGAAVLLTYEGWGHGVYGRTGCVDGAVDRYLVDLVVPREGTRCAAVEPAVTAVAEGGAPALPEVTRPGWGG; encoded by the coding sequence ATGACGGCTTCCTGCGCGCTGGTCGCCGGTGTGGTGACGGGCGTGGCGGGGGCGCAGCCGCAGGAGCGGGGGGACGCGGGGTACCGGGCCGAGATCGCCTGGGCGCCGTGCCCGGAGCTGCCCGCCGCCGAGTGCGGGACGGTGCGGATGCCGGTCGACTGGGCCGAGCCGGGTGGCGAGGGGTTCGACCTGGTGCTGGCCAGGCGCAAGGCCACCGATCCGGCGAGGCGCAAGGGGGTGCTGCTGGTCAACCCCGGTGGTCCCGGCGGTTCCGGCGTGGACTTCGCGCTGGACGCCGAGCGCCACTTCAGCGCCGAGGTGCTGGCGAGCTTCGACGTGGTCGGCGTCGACCCGCGCGGGGTCGAGCGCAGCACGCCGGTGGTGTGCTCGCGGGACGTGCTCGCGCGGCGGCCGTCCAACGCGCCGGCGAGCGGGGCGGAGTTCGAGGCGCTGCGGCGGTACAACCGGGAGCTGGCGGCGGACTGCCGGGAGCGGACCGGGCCGCTGTTCGACCACGTGGACACGCTCAGCGGCGTGGAGGACATGGACGCGGTGCGGCGCTCGCTGGGTGAGCGGGAGGTGTCGTACTACGGGCTGTCGTACGGCACGCTGCTCGGGCAGCAGTACGCGCAGCGGCACGGCGACCGGGTGCGGGCGATGGTGCTCGACAGCACCATGGACCACGACCTGGGCACGTGGGCGTTCAGCGGGTCCGAGGCCGTGGCGGCGGAGGACTCGTTCCTGGAGTTCGCGGCGTGGTGCGGGCGGACGCCGTCGTGCGCGCTGCACGGTCGGGACGTCCCCGCGCTGTGGCGCGCGCTGCTGGCGCGGGCGGGGCGCGGCGAGCTGGTGCTCCCGCACGACCCTGCGGCCCGGCTGGACGCGGCGGGCCTGCGCAGCCTCGCGCTGAACGCGCTGTACGGGCCGTCGTGGGTGGAGCTGGCGGGTTTCCTGGCGGTGCTCGACGCCCAGGGCGGCGCGCCCGAGGTGGCGTCCGAGGTGGCGTCCGAGGTGGTGGAGAGCCCGTTCGAGGCGGTGTTCTGCCAGGACTGGAGCGTTCCGGTGCGCGATCACCGGGAACTGGCGCGGCTGCGGGCGCGGGCGGCGGAGCTGGCGCCGAACATGCTGGGGTCGACGCTGGTGGAGGACGCGGTCGCGGGGTGCGTCGGCCGCGAGGACGCGGTGGTGAACCCGCAGCGGCCGTGGCGGGTCGCGCCGGGCACGCCGAAGGTGCTGATGCTCAACGCGCTGCACGACCCGTCGACGCCGTACTCGTGGGCGGTCGGCGCGCACCGGCAGGCGCGGGGGGCGGCGGTGCTGCTGACGTACGAGGGCTGGGGGCACGGGGTCTACGGGCGGACCGGGTGCGTGGACGGGGCCGTTGACCGGTACCTGGTGGACCTGGTGGTGCCGCGCGAGGGGACGCGGTGCGCCGCGGTGGAGCCCGCGGTGACCGCCGTGGCCGAGGGCGGGGCGCCCGCGCTGCCGGAGGTGACCCGACCGGGGTGGGGCGGCTGA